DNA from Ananas comosus cultivar F153 linkage group 12, ASM154086v1, whole genome shotgun sequence:
TCAATCATCCCATCCAGATGCTGGAATTCGGGAAAGATCGCTCCAGCCAATCACTTTTGTGGAATCATCCGACGTCGTACCAACGCAATTAGAGGATGATTCACAAGGCTCATTGTCGTTGCCCCAGCCAGTGGCCTGAATTTCAGAAAGATCGCTCCACCTGACCAAATTAGAGCATTGATTTGATGAACTGTCAGCCCACTGGCCCTCGTTCGTAGGCAATTCGCTCGATTCAGATTCATTCGAGGGCGGATTCGGCATGTCttcattacattcaacttcgTTGTTAATGTCCTCATCGTTAGATTCTCGTTTTTCTTCATTATATGCACCAAGGTTAGCGTCATGGAAGTTGTGCATTTctggcggaggaagaggacaaCCCTGATAGGAACCATTTTCCGCGCAGTTCCTCAGAAGCTTATCCCAGTGCCAATCCTCCAAAATAGACAAATAACAAATCAGTGCAATTAAAATACTTCAATTTGGATTACGACAATAAAAGTATCCGCACAATAAGTTCATCCTAAGCTGTTGTTATAGGTTTTCAAACGCAAAATCAGAATAACATGGGTTCCAAGATTAACAAAAGATCCTGCGAATTTTTTATACTACAAAACTAGATGCAACAACTGCTAACCTTCTATggtcataataaatacattcgTAATAATTGTATCATGCATTTCACTTATTATTGAATTCCTCAATTTGCATTCGTGTATGAACAAACCGTGCTAAAATTTCTTtgtaaaaccaaaaaaatttgcTCCTGGCGCTCTAATGTAGCAAACTTTAAATGTCAGCCAAAAACATAGTTACTCAGATCTTGTACTGTATGACAAGAACAGTTAAATCTCAAAGGATACAATTGGGCCCAGATAAATACGCAGTGGTTAGATATTGCATGTTAAAAAATTATCGGAACCTTAGAATACTACCAATACCAACTCATCAATCAATCTATTATTAgtaagggcaaaaaaaaatcactgCTGGATGTTGAAAGGATGAGCAAGTACCTGGGTAATAATGTGAGGATTTCCAACAATAATTAGCAAGGTTTTAGCTCGAGTAATAGCAACATTGAACCTCCTAGGGTTGCTTAAGAACCCCAAATTGTGTACTCGGTCAAAGTCATTATGCTTAACCGTCGACCTCACAGTCGAAATAATTATGATTTCCCTTTCCTGTCCCTGAAATTGCTCGACGCTTCCGACTTTCAAGTCCGGCATCTCAAGCGACTCTAAAGCCTTCTTTAACTTAAGCACTTGCTGCCTATACGGAGCAATAACTCCAATATCGCTCTCACCAAAATCAGGGTTCCTCATCACTTTTCTAATGATTTCGACAACTTTACTAGCCTCAATTCTATTGAACCACGATGGGTTATTACCCTCTCTCTCATCACACCCTTGAATTCCGATAAAAAGAACGGGAAACAACTTATTGGGAAGCTCCAATGAATCATAAATAGATGACTCATTCTCATCTTTACAAGCAATCAATTCACCTTCATAGAAAAGCTTTGAAGGGAGCTCCAGTATTGCGGGGTGGCAACGGTAATTCCTCACCAGCTTCGTCACATAATTTTCATCCCCATTTAAATAATGCTCGCATTCAAAGAGCCTCTCAAGGTATGATCGCCCTAAACCATATTTCTCAgcattttttgaataaataaccGGACCCAGTTGCATAGGATCTCCCGCTAATACAATTACCGTTTGTCTCACACATAAGTGCGATAAAGGTAccattgtttcgggttcggatGCTTGGCCTGCCTCATCCAAGAAAATGTGCGAGAAATGCCCTCGACGAATGCCCTCAGCATATAATAAAGAAGCACTCATATAAGTCGATATTACAATTCTGTACTGTAAAAGGGCATTAACAGGAGGACACCGAAAAACCATATCATCAAAGAAACAAAATCGAAGGAAATCTGGCTTAACATCCTCATATGGGCGGCTCGTCGCATTCAACCTAAAAATCTCATTCTCTCGAACCCTGACGTTATCCATTTCAAGAATCTTTTCCAATACATGGTCGGCGGCGCTGTTTGAAGAAGCACAAACAAGAATCCGGGCTTTCTTTCTGCTTGTATAAAGCTGTAAAATTGCTTCTACCAAAGTGATTGTTTTGCCGGTCCCCGGAGGTCCATGAATTAAATAAGGAGGAGATCCTTTGCAACCAAGTATCATACCTACTGAATTTGCTTGCTCTTTGTTTAAATTTGGATTCAACGGTGTAAAAGGAGACCTTTTAATCACCCTTTTGAAAGATGATTGAGAGGGAAACAGAAGCTCAGGCCCTAAATTTGCTGCTGCATCAATAGCTTGATATAGTCTTCTCATGTTGAGCCTGTTGTATGTGAAGCTGACATTGTAAAGGTCCTCGTTTTGACGGCTTAAATGAAAAGCCTGATCGAACCGTAAAAATATTTCGTCGGCCTCAACTCTGTGGATGTAACCCtggaaaagaaacaaagaaaatggGCAGTTTGGATAATGATCAATCGACAACTTTGAACTACGGTTGAATGATGCATCGATCATTCAAAATTATGCACAGATATCGGAAAATTGTGCACAGTTTGGTCTGTTTTAGCAAACCTAGTTGGGTATTTTTCCGCAAAAGGGTCTAAAGTAACGCACAAACCTGATAAGTACGGTTATCGGCCAGAGGGTCATCAGTAGCAAGTTGGGCGAGTATATAATCCCCATAAACCAGTGAAGGCCGCCTCTCAGCTAAACCAGGGACGACGAGAGACAAAAATTGGTTGCCCCTTCTCTTCATTGTCACATACTCCATGTCATAAGCTCTCATTGCctcctattaaaaaaaaaggaaaaaacaatcATAATTAGCAAACTAAAGAGGGGATAAAGAAGCGCAAAAAAGCcatcagcttttttttttttccccacttGCTAATGTGATTACCTCCAAGTGAATTTCTTCCATGACAATTAAAGTGCTAAAAATTTTTGCATAATTATCAAAATTCAATTCTTCATCGAGCGCATCAGGAATTTGTTTGCTCTCGACAATTTCACGTATATCTAGAGGAATAGCATATCGAGGAAGCTTGTATTTAAATCCCATTGCATGTTGTTGAGTTGGACGAGCCCCCGGCACATACTGGTTGCACTCGAACTTCTTCCTTGAGGGCTGCGCTCTTGAATAAggtttattagaaaataaagcCTGTGAAACCGAATCCTCTGCCAAGAGGAATGCCACACGCTCTATTTTCTCATTGCCCAAATCAAAATGAACAACTGAGGTATGTAAACCGATATCTCTTGGCTTACAGGAAAGCCAAATCTTAAGAGTCTGACCAGGCTGAACTGTGCGGTCTTCCAAACAAGTCGAGCCCACAAAGGCTCGCTTCGCCACCTCATCAGAATCACGTAACGGGGGTTTCATCACTGACAATAAGTAACTATCCTCAGGGTTAGAAGAGAATATCCTGACGCTCCATAGATCAATCGGTTCATCAGTGGTGTTTTTGATATCAATCGCATCTGCTGCTGTTTCACCAATAAGAGCAGATTGCGGTTTCCCATTAATAAAAGGGAAAGGGAGTGTGATTATTATCGGGCCTTCTTCGAATGGGTCAAAACTGTGGAGTGACTTGTCGTCCTCATAATCCAAGAACCCAATTTCTGGTTTTTCTCCAATTGTAGAGTACTCTTCGTCCCAATCATTTTGGAACATTGTGCCCATTATGAAGTTAACTTGATAACTCCTGCATAATTGACAAGATTATAGCAATATGTTTTTATTCATTGAGTGCTCTCATAAGAATTAGCTACCATCAGATAATGTAAAAGGGAGAAGAGAAGCAAATTCACAATTAACAAAACATATAAGCTAGCTACTCATCAGTCGTCGTAAACAGCTCTTTAAAGAAGTTGAACAAAAAAGATTATACAGGGCATAAGTAAAAATTCTCCACAGTGAAAAATAAGCAGTTTAACATGGCCGTAAACACATAAATGAAACTGTTTTAAGACGAAAAGTAAAatgaaaggaagaaaaggaatgTCCATAAAAATTGAGCTTTATTACATCTCCGAAAGGAGACACATTCCTCAAGAAATCATAGTAAAGAAATTCATTGAACCAATGCAATCATATGATCACAATATAGTAAGGCAAAAAAGAAGATACTATAACTAAGGTCAAAGGTAGTCAATAATGGCCTAATTATTAAATCCAGCTCTGTTTAAGTACATTGCAAACAAAAAAGATATTGTCCTGTAAAAGACCACATCAAAATGATCTTATTACATTCTCGCCGTGCTATTTACTCACTGTTAGATATATGGTGATCGCACACAAATTTCGAGTAAAaataagaaaggaaaagaaagggtTTTTGCAGCACAATTTTCCAAATTGCTTCATTTATAACTAAAATATCCTACAAAACTTACTGTATCAAACATCCTCTTCTCTAAGATGAACAGGGTGGAGTCCTCATCAAGcacaaaaatcagaaaaaaaataatacacaaAATTGAAACTCCAATCTATTATATGGGTTTTACTAGTTTCACAAGTACACTCATTTCACATAAAACCCTAAAGAGAACAGCACATCAAAACATAttaacccttaaaaaaaaaaaaagggggaaaattAAACCTTTACATATTTTTCCAGTGCTAcaaaatgaggaaaaaaaacataaacCATCATAATCTACAATGGAAGTGCAAAATGCCCTAGAATGCACAAACATCTCCAACCAAAATGCCCCCGAAAcccatttttctcattttcccACTCGATTAACACCGAAAATGTGAATATTTAGTATCGTTCAATGCACTGTAAAGCAAAACAACCAAAACCCACTTCTCAGAACAATCAAAAACCAAGAATGCGGTAGGTATGAAGCCGATTAGGGGTTATTATCGGTCACTTTGTGATCGGAAAAAACCCCTCAAAATTAGAGATTTACGATGGCAACTGGGATCAAAATGGAAGTATATGAGACGGAGAACAAACCCGAATCGCCAATTTGTTGATTGAAGCGTTCGAAGAAACGATTTTGAGCGCCCCCTTCAGCGTGAGGGCCGAGAAGAGAGCGAAGTACACAAAAGTGAAAgagcgaaaaaaaagaaaaaaagagtgaaaCTCGTGAAAATGCAATGAGACCCGCCTCCACTATAATAAATTCACATATGATCCCCCAGCTTTATTCAGTACTCCTTTGTAATATTACTTTATTGGTTTGTTTTATGTAGcattatagattattttgaaagGTAGGATAGTaattcataattcagataatttatatatatatatatttataaaaaatattttaaaaaagaaatttagagAACGTTTTTAcccaaagaaaaataaaaaaagaaaattagaaattaaaaacaatGTAGGCCGTGGACCGTGAACCGTACGGGGCGAGAGCAGTGAGTCGAGCTGCGGAACGTGAGCTGTGCGCCCGTAGACCATGAACCGTAGTCCATGGACCGTGATCTATGGGCCTGGGGCCTAGAACCCATGCCATGGGTTCTAAGCTAGCTAGATTGGCCCATTTTTATTGGCCCATTTTTATTCTAGCtagattgaaataaaaataaaaatttaatttttgtaggACAAATGATAATTATTGGAATCAACATATTTTACTCCGATTCTAAGATCTTGATaggaatattaaaaaaaaaaaaaaaactttacgaGCCGTTTCCTTCCAGATTTGTGACATTCCAaaaatgttatatattttacatttaaaaagacaaatttattatcaatttattAAGCTATTTGGATTGTAGATTGTTAAGAAGGTTCAAGATTTCTGAAATTCCGaaaatgttatatattttatatttaaaatgacaAATTTATTACCAATTTATTAAGTCATTTGGATTAGAGATTGTTAAGAACTAATATATCCTTTACGTATTCATGATAATCTAGCATTCCTCtgtctaaaaatttataataattttactatttttctcAGCATTTTTTTTGCAACTATCTAACTTATGTTGaataatcataatttaaataaagttttaataaaaatatataaaaatttattaggaTGTTATAAATCTTTTGTATCGTTGCTGCAGCATACAAGCTAGTAGACATTTGAGTCAACTCAAAATGTCTTTTAGCCTGGAAAAGACAAATCTCACCTACTCGTACAGATAAGATAGAGAGGGCGACGTGCCATGACATTTGGAATATTCAGTTGTCaaatgcaccaggtgcaccgtGCATGGTGCTGTATCCATCCATgcataaaagagcaaaatattttaattaataacatTCGAAAAGTCtaacattaaaaattaatgattgatttaaaattaatattaatcaTTAAGTATTAAATACGGAGCATGAGTTAAAGAAACAAGACCAGgtgtatgcaattaataatTTCCCATTAAATTAAATCGTTGCATTGTGGCATGTAAATCCCTTTCGCATGCATCAGCCCCGTCCCCTCGCCGCGTACGCACACGTATCGTCCCCATGCACACGTCGCGCTTCATGAACCCACGACTCGCCACGTCCCCCACCACCCTTCTCTCTATAAATACCCTCCTCATCCTCACCTTaccactaccaccaccaccTTTAATTACCTTTGTGTGTTATCCAAACATGGCTATAAACGGAGGGAAAACCCTAGTTCCCTTCCTCCTCATCCTTTCCATCCTTTTCGTGCTCGTGTTGTCGGCGTACGGGAGAGACGAACCGGAGCAGCGCCTCGAGCGATGCCGCTCCGAATGCAGGGAGGAGCAGAGGGGGGAGCAGCAGCGCCGCCGGTGTGAGCAGCTGTGCCAGGAGGAGTACCGCAGAGAGAAAGAGGGCACCGGTAGGGGTGGAGGATCGGCCGTCGACGGAGTCGACAGAGACCCCCAGCAGGAGCTGAGGGAATGCAAAAAGGAGTGCCGGAGCCGGCAGTTCGATCCGCAGGGCCAGCGTCGGTGCGAGCAGCGGTGCGAGGAGCGGTACGGAgaagaagggagagggagaggccaGGAGGGACGGGATCATGAGAGCAGAGATCCTGAGCAGGAGTATGAGGAGTGCCGACAGCAGTGTCAGCAGTACCGGCACGGCCGGCAGCAGCAGGAGCGGTGCGAGAGGCAATGCGAGGAGCGGTACAGAGAGGAAAGAGGCCAAGGCGGGCGTGACGAGAACAGAGATCCTGAGCAGGAGTATGAGGAGTGCAGACAGCAGTGTCGGCAATACCAGCACGGCCGGCGGCAGCAGGAGCGGTGCGAGAGGCAATGCGAGGAGCGGCGCAGAGGAGGAAAAAACGACGAGCAGGAGAGAGACCCGCAGGAGGAGTTGCGGCGGTGCCAGCAGCGATGCCAGCGGGAGCGACGTGGCTGGCAGGAGCAGCAGGAGTGTCGGAGGGGGTGCGAGCGGCAGTACGGAGAGCGGGGAGGCCGAGACGGAGGCATGGTCGTAGAGGTGGTGTAGTGGGCGGGTGGTGGCTCTGAGAGCTCTTCCATGAGCTTGTTGGGTGCGTTCGGAGTTGAATGCCGGAGTCAACTCCTGAAGTTGTAGCTAAGGAGGCTTggtaaactaaataaataaaataaaaagagctGCCTTTGCAATAACATGTGGAGCTACCTAGCTTTTGTTTTGGACTTAATAAAAGAGCAAGTGTTTAATTAATTGCTTTTAGAAATGAAAATctgaattcaaaatctgaaaCCTAAAGCTTCAGATTATTAAGTGCCTTATTCATGTCGGCATGCAGATTACATGCTGAttatttattcatatatatcaaatatcaaaacgCATCAAGCACGTACGTGAAATACACACCCCCCTCTTCAGCAACATGTAGATATTGTATGATCCGTCTCAATCAGATTTGAACGGGTTCGATGAACAAAGAGACGATCCTATCCTTCGTTTCTACCTCTGGTGATCCGAACCCATCCCCATGTATGTAAAAGCAGCGTGTCGTCCGCGGCAAGTTCACGGCGACGGCTGTGAAGCGTTCGTTGCGCGCTCCGTTCAACTTTTTCCAGCAGTCATCGATCAGTTCTTCTATGTGTTCGCGGGCTGTGGCCTCCGCGAGGCCTTCGTGGTGCACGCAGCAATGGATGGATTTCGCGACATCGTCTCGCTGGTGTTCAAACTGAAGCGATAAACAATAGAAtagttatttaatatttaatattgttGTGTAAATTGTATCCTAAAACTGACTTGACTTAACTTACTTTGGATGTACTGAGATCATTGTCGAGTCGGAAAAGCATCGATGACCCGTACGTTTTCCTCATCTTCTATAACAAGCTTCTTGCAAATTGATTCTTGGTGCCCTAATTCTTGATGTTCTTCTAGAATCAATTTGAGAATTGCTTAGAAATTATTTCCACAAAATCTTTAATGAGATTCTAAGCAACAAATCATCGCCAACCGTATTATTTttgctccggacggagtgtgctcgtggattcgagtgggcgtcgtgaattcggcgtgatcaagacttcgtggattcgaagtgtgcACGATTTCCAGATAATTATGGAAGATATCTAGTTCTTCTTGAGTCATATCTGGGCCAAGACAATAAGCATAGCATAGAGCAACATGGCCGGCTATAGATATATCCATCCATTTTCCAAATACTCCTTCAGTGTCGGTATGTAGTTTTTGTTGTGCCATTTTGCTTCCACCAAATATGCTTTGCATAGATTCATCCACTGTATCAATTAACcatttatgcttttttttaatttgttagagggtttttgtgaaagtaatATATGCTATCAATTAATATCAAGCTCTTGATATTATCAAGTTTTAATTCTACTGTTATatctactctttgatcatttttatccattagattataccattcaaccaaccacctactcaattctagagggccactatcatcttaaccgcatattCTTTTATCAAACAGCCAAAAACTCGATTGCATAATTCCTATTTTCATACAAGTTCCTAAATTTTTAAGCCTTTTATATAAAACCCCCTGGCCCTGTTGGGGGACTCTAGTATAAAAGTAATGTTTTTTCTCGGTTGTTTAATTGGATGGTCATTGTATTTTCTGCGGAATGTTAAAAACTAACGGTTATActctttgaattcaaaaaatattaattcatcTAAAATTAACCATTCGGCTCCATGTTTACTAACATAATTTgcaattttgacaaaaaataaactaaatataatacTTCTAAATTGACCGTATAATAcatcaaaacaataaaaatagtttaaaataaaattttaactttgtccgTCTCCATTTTTCAACGATATACTGTTGTATATAcgtctatatatttttttattgcaacTATATCCTTCGTTGTGTAATAGAGTGCCCTCACTAGAAGTAAATCTTATATgcatatcaaatttaaatagtaattaaaCTGCACTAAAGAGATAAAAATCATATAGGTTTTGCATCGAGTATATATAGATTCTACAGAAAGATGTGCTCAGTCGATAATTTTGAAAGAGAACCTAGAAAACctagaaaattatattaatataagagATAAAATGTTGGGTATTAAGATAGATAAATCAAAGAGGTGAAGCGAaataagagaataaaaattCTTTTACCGCTCTTTACAGAAATGGAAGGATATTGAGGCCTTTCTCTTTCATCGTCTCATAAGCTATATCACTTGTTGTGTTGAAGAGCGCTAAGAAACATACTTTCATATACTCGGGCAATTGATTAATATCAAGTGCATTCCATCTATAAAAGCCacaacaaatatatatgaatatcatatattttttaggtcacaaaaaatatttaaattttttagtgaGTTCTTATGCAAAGAACGTATAGTTTTCAAGGTGTCATATGTCCGTACAAAGCAACTTAACTTCAAATGATGTTTGTGCAATTTAATTTACGTATCTTCATGGAAATATGTCTCAATTTGTAGTAGTAAaactgagaaaaaaaattgcatatatgGACCTGTCTACTGCTTTTGTGAGAAGCTCGAGCTCATCGGGGGAGCCATAGACATCATAGACATTATTGACTGCCGCTATGAGAGAGTTAGCCTTTGTTTGCGCTAGCCTAAACATCGAATGCTTCGGCTCGAAAGCGTAACCAACAGACAATAAATAGTTCTCCATTAATCTATCTCTACTGAAGGGAAGCTTCTCCCATAATCCCAGATTGGACCATcatctaaaattttcaaatatttttcatcCTAATTAGAAGCTATATTCATATATACTAAAAATGTTATTTTCACGTACATTTGTGCTGCAATGGATAGcatatatattgaaattaaatcaaTTAGATTATAAATATGTTAAAGTTAGCTTAGTTTGATTGGTTAAGTCGAAATAAGCTTGCTAACCCTTTTAATTTAGTGTAAAGTTTCGAGGGTTTTGTCAAGTTATATAGGTTTGAACAGAGCCATCTTGCACGTATATGCGTGTTGAATATACATCTACCTTGACACATCCTTGAGCTCTCCCTTGTACAAATTTTGAACCACATTGAAGTCCAACTTCGCGAACGCAAGTAGAACAGGCCtcatcttctcttctttctcataTGCATTGATAAACCATCTCGTGTGCAATCTCTCCACGCGCCATTGTAGTGGTTGCTCCAATGCACGGACCACATAATCTCCTaacttttcgttttctttttttttttttgagaatagg
Protein-coding regions in this window:
- the LOC109718475 gene encoding alpha-terpineol synthase, chloroplastic-like, whose amino-acid sequence is MALHLASPSPAPSIVLASPDRRLRQGLPTVLSPIDGLSFPQCRVADIFDRFKDEKGNFKSNLSDQIKSLLSLYEASYLAAEGEDTLIEAQNFTIQHLNDFLLYSSHENEKLHTRWFINAYEKEEKMRPVLLAFAKLDFNVVQNLYKGELKDVSRLAQTKANSLIAAVNNVYDVYGSPDELELLTKAVDRWNALDINQLPEYMKVCFLALFNTTSDIAYETMKEKGLNILPFL
- the LOC109718576 gene encoding probable RNA helicase SDE3, with product MGTMFQNDWDEEYSTIGEKPEIGFLDYEDDKSLHSFDPFEEGPIIITLPFPFINGKPQSALIGETAADAIDIKNTTDEPIDLWSVRIFSSNPEDSYLLSVMKPPLRDSDEVAKRAFVGSTCLEDRTVQPGQTLKIWLSCKPRDIGLHTSVVHFDLGNEKIERVAFLLAEDSVSQALFSNKPYSRAQPSRKKFECNQYVPGARPTQQHAMGFKYKLPRYAIPLDIREIVESKQIPDALDEELNFDNYAKIFSTLIVMEEIHLEEAMRAYDMEYVTMKRRGNQFLSLVVPGLAERRPSLVYGDYILAQLATDDPLADNRTYQGYIHRVEADEIFLRFDQAFHLSRQNEDLYNVSFTYNRLNMRRLYQAIDAAANLGPELLFPSQSSFKRVIKRSPFTPLNPNLNKEQANSVGMILGCKGSPPYLIHGPPGTGKTITLVEAILQLYTSRKKARILVCASSNSAADHVLEKILEMDNVRVRENEIFRLNATSRPYEDVKPDFLRFCFFDDMVFRCPPVNALLQYRIVISTYMSASLLYAEGIRRGHFSHIFLDEAGQASEPETMVPLSHLCVRQTVIVLAGDPMQLGPVIYSKNAEKYGLGRSYLERLFECEHYLNGDENYVTKLVRNYRCHPAILELPSKLFYEGELIACKDENESSIYDSLELPNKLFPVLFIGIQGCDEREGNNPSWFNRIEASKVVEIIRKVMRNPDFGESDIGVIAPYRQQVLKLKKALESLEMPDLKVGSVEQFQGQEREIIIISTVRSTVKHNDFDRVHNLGFLSNPRRFNVAITRAKTLLIIVGNPHIITQDWHWDKLLRNCAENGSYQGCPLPPPEMHNFHDANLGAYNEEKRESNDEDINNEVECNEDMPNPPSNESESSELPTNEGQWADSSSNQCSNLVRWSDLSEIQATGWGNDNEPCESSSNCVGTTSDDSTKVIGWSDLSRIPASGWDD
- the LOC109718474 gene encoding gamma-terpinene synthase, chloroplastic-like, whose protein sequence is MRKTYGSSMLFRLDNDLSTSKFEHQRDDVAKSIHCCVHHEGLAEATAREHIEELIDDCWKKLNGARNERFTAVAVNLPRTTRCFYIHGDGFGSPEVETKDRIVSLFIEPVQI
- the LOC109718758 gene encoding vicilin-like antimicrobial peptides 2-2 — its product is MAINGGKTLVPFLLILSILFVLVLSAYGRDEPEQRLERCRSECREEQRGEQQRRRCEQLCQEEYRREKEGTGRGGGSAVDGVDRDPQQELRECKKECRSRQFDPQGQRRCEQRCEERYGEEGRGRGQEGRDHESRDPEQEYEECRQQCQQYRHGRQQQERCERQCEERYREERGQGGRDENRDPEQEYEECRQQCRQYQHGRRQQERCERQCEERRRGGKNDEQERDPQEELRRCQQRCQRERRGWQEQQECRRGCERQYGERGGRDGGMVVEVV